In the genome of Vanacampus margaritifer isolate UIUO_Vmar chromosome 1, RoL_Vmar_1.0, whole genome shotgun sequence, one region contains:
- the sp5l gene encoding sp5 transcription factor-like codes for MAALTIQRTDNFLHTFLQDRTPSSSPEGPPNALSFLATTCSQAWQVGGTTGSEVSQFPYEGTVSSASGMFQLWSNEMAPSTALTTHQMTFTVPKVPFPGHVQSGLGHHHHHHPHHHHHHHHPHHELPLTPPAEPASSYSFELSPVKVLSSQPQPNGSYYPQHSSVGQNFPSFLQNSSARHHLPGGHGEEGQQWWSLPQTNTTPSNHPFALGRQLVLGHQPQIAALLQGTSKGLLSSTRRCRRCKCPNCQASGGGGLEFGKKRLHICHIPECGKVYKKTSHLKAHLRWHAGERPFICNWLFCGKSFTRSDELQRHLRTHTGEKRFGCQQCGKRFMRSDHLSKHVKTHQTRKSRSGQPLQGSDPLLTNIKRE; via the exons ATGGCTGCGCTCACCATACAAAGGACTGACAACTTTTTGCACACCTTTttacag GACCGCACACCCAGCTCCTCTCCAGAGGGCCCCCCCAACGCCCTGTCCTTCCTGGCCACCACCTGCAGCCAGGCCTGGCAGGTGGGCGGCACCACAGGCTCCGAGGTCTCCCAGTTCCCCTACGAGGGCACCGTCAGCTCCGCTTCTGGGATGTTCCAGCTGTGGAGCAACGAAATGGCGCCCAGCACAGCCCTCACCACGCACCAAATGACCTTCACTGTGCCCAAGGTGCCGTTTCCTGGACACGTGCAGTCTGGCCTGGGGCACCACCATCACCatcacccccaccaccaccaccatcatcatcatcctcaccaCGAGCTTCCTCTCACCCCTCCGGCTGAGCCTGCCTCATCGTACTCATTCGAACTGTCCCCCGTCAAAGTGTTGTCCTCGCAGCCGCAGCCCAACGGCTCCTACTACCCGCAACACAGCAGCGTGGGGCAAAACTTCCCCAGCTTCCTCCAGAACTCCTCGGCCAGGCATCACCTGCCGGGAGGCCACGGGGAGGAAGGGCAGCAATGGTGGAGCCTACCCCAAACCAACACCACGCCCTCGAACCATCCCTTCGCCCTGGGCAGGCAGTTGGTGTTGGGCCACCAGCCGCAGATAGCCGCCCTCCTCCAGGGCACCTCCAAGGGCCTGCTCAGCTCCACTCGCCGCTGCAGGCGCTGCAAGTGCCCCAACTGCCAAgccagcggcggcggcggattGGAGTTCGGCAAGAAGAGACTGCACATCTGCCACATCCCCGAGTGCGGCAAAGTGTACAAGAAGACCTCGCACCTGAAGGCCCACCTGCGCTGGCACGCCGGCGAGAGGCCCTTCATCTGCAACTGGCTGTTCTGCGGCAAAAGCTTCACGCGGTCGGACGAGCTGCAGAGGCACCTGCGCACGCACACCGGCGAGAAACGATTCGGGTGCCAGCAGTGCGGCAAGAGGTTCATGAGGAGCGACCACCTCTCCAAACACGTCAAGACGCACCAGACCAGGAAGAGCAGGTCCGGGCAGCCGTTGCAGGGTTCGGACCCTCTGCTCACCAACATCAAGAGAGAGTAA
- the lage3 gene encoding L antigen family member 3-like isoform X1: MQPVHTQRCQQGISHVLPTFSEMLLVALICTTFLDAPFRSSLDVPFPSARQAAIALRSLSPDREPRRGGVHKRLTLAGSFLNVKWCADEARVLRVSVNSFLDHLGLVLETMRAFPADECVAEDLQASICLQEPASFQNSFKTHVGKESHRLLDGPNGHQAEC, encoded by the exons ATGCAGCCAGTACACACGCAAAGGTGCCAGCAGGGGATTTCACACGTACTCCCAACCTTCTCCGAGATGTTGCTGGTGGCGTTGATCTGCACAACTTTCCTTGATGCTCCCTTCCGCAGCTCTCTGGACGTTCCCTTCCCCTCTGCACGCCAGGCTGCCATCGCTCTGCGCTCACTGAGCCCCGACCGCGAGCCCCGGCGAGGAGGCGTCCACAAGCGGCTGACGCTCGCCGGAAGCTTCCTAAATGT GAAGTGGTGTGCTGACGAAGCTCGCGTCCTGCGTGTGTCCGTCAACTCCTTCCTGGATCACCTCGGCCTGGTCTTGGAGACCATGCGCGCCTTTCCCGCCGACGAGTGCGTCGCCGAGGATCTTCAAGCTTCAATCTGTCTCCAAGAGCCCGCCTCCTTTCAAAACTCATTCAAAActcatgtgggcaaggagagccaccgTTTATTGGACGGGCCAAACGGTCATCAGGCAGAATGTTAA
- the lage3 gene encoding L antigen family member 3-like isoform X2: MPKLLQWRGRRSPRNANNMAAPESDEQASKLEFSLDVPFPSARQAAIALRSLSPDREPRRGGVHKRLTLAGSFLNVKWCADEARVLRVSVNSFLDHLGLVLETMRAFPADECVAEDLQASICLQEPASFQNSFKTHVGKESHRLLDGPNGHQAEC, encoded by the exons ATGCCCAAATTACTCCAATGGCGAGGACGAAGAAGTCCTCGCAATGCAaacaacatggcggcgcccgaAAGCGAcgagcaagcaagcaagctgGAATT CTCTCTGGACGTTCCCTTCCCCTCTGCACGCCAGGCTGCCATCGCTCTGCGCTCACTGAGCCCCGACCGCGAGCCCCGGCGAGGAGGCGTCCACAAGCGGCTGACGCTCGCCGGAAGCTTCCTAAATGT GAAGTGGTGTGCTGACGAAGCTCGCGTCCTGCGTGTGTCCGTCAACTCCTTCCTGGATCACCTCGGCCTGGTCTTGGAGACCATGCGCGCCTTTCCCGCCGACGAGTGCGTCGCCGAGGATCTTCAAGCTTCAATCTGTCTCCAAGAGCCCGCCTCCTTTCAAAACTCATTCAAAActcatgtgggcaaggagagccaccgTTTATTGGACGGGCCAAACGGTCATCAGGCAGAATGTTAA
- the lage3 gene encoding L antigen family member 3-like isoform X3 — translation MLLVALICTTFLDAPFRSSLDVPFPSARQAAIALRSLSPDREPRRGGVHKRLTLAGSFLNVKWCADEARVLRVSVNSFLDHLGLVLETMRAFPADECVAEDLQASICLQEPASFQNSFKTHVGKESHRLLDGPNGHQAEC, via the exons ATGTTGCTGGTGGCGTTGATCTGCACAACTTTCCTTGATGCTCCCTTCCGCAGCTCTCTGGACGTTCCCTTCCCCTCTGCACGCCAGGCTGCCATCGCTCTGCGCTCACTGAGCCCCGACCGCGAGCCCCGGCGAGGAGGCGTCCACAAGCGGCTGACGCTCGCCGGAAGCTTCCTAAATGT GAAGTGGTGTGCTGACGAAGCTCGCGTCCTGCGTGTGTCCGTCAACTCCTTCCTGGATCACCTCGGCCTGGTCTTGGAGACCATGCGCGCCTTTCCCGCCGACGAGTGCGTCGCCGAGGATCTTCAAGCTTCAATCTGTCTCCAAGAGCCCGCCTCCTTTCAAAACTCATTCAAAActcatgtgggcaaggagagccaccgTTTATTGGACGGGCCAAACGGTCATCAGGCAGAATGTTAA